The nucleotide sequence CCGCCGACGGCCTGTTCGGTCCTGCCCATGACGGAGATAAGCATCATGATGCCGGTAAAGCAAACTCCGGCGGAGAGGATAGCGACTGCCAGCCCCAGCGGCCAAGCGACGCGCACGCCGAATACGAGAATGCCGACCAGCATCAACAGGGCACAGATGCTCACCGACGCGATGTAGCAGGCGAGGCCTTTGCCGGCGAGGATCTGCGCTCTGCTGATGGGGGCAAGTCTTAGTCTCAGGTAGGTACCCCGGGTGTGTTCCACAACCAGCGACATCGCAAATGCGGCCACGACTCCGAGGAGTCCCCATTGCACGGACTGGGGAAACGTTATCTCCCAACTGGTACGAGGTTCCAGGCTGGTCACTACGGCTTCAGTGAACTGAATATCAGGAGGCCGGAAGGGCGAAAAGTCGTCAGAGGAGTCTGAGGAGCCGGAGGCAGCTGTATCCGAACCTCGGGAGTCGGTAGAGTCGGTAGAATCAAGGGCCGCGATCGATCCGAGAAAATCGTTAAATCGGTTCAGCATCGAACCAATCTGCGCACGATCGTCGGGCGGTATACCGGAGGCGGTATCAAACAGCCGTATCTGGTCGGCCAGTGCGTTCTGCATGGCGGGGATATCCATCATGCGACGCTGGACGATCGAGAAATACGCCTGACTGATGAGGCCGTTGAGGTAGCCGGACTCCGCCTTGCGGCTCGGATCAATCCATACCTCGATGGATGGTCGCGAGGGGGAGAAGATGCTGAATTGAGTAGACGACGTGTCGGTGTATCCGACGAAGGCGATCAGTTTGCCGGCGGAAACGAGCGATCTTCCGGAGTCAGCGGGCAGCACGGTGATATCGAGAACGTCCGATTTCGCCAACTCATCGTAAAACGATTTCTCCGCGGCACGCGGTTGGTCGGGGATACCGATTTTCATCGAGCGTGCCCCGCCTCCGCCCGAGCCGCCGAAGATGGCGCCGAAGAGCAGGGCCATAATCAACGGGAAGACGAGCACGAAGAACATGCCGCCGTAGTCACGCAGGAGCAGGCGGAGGTCTTTGATCGCGATGGCGAGGATTTGAGACATCAGTCGCGGAGCCTCCGTCCGGTGAGGTTCAGAAAGACGCTTTCGAGGTCGGGCTGGTCGACGGCGAGCGTGCGGAAGTCCAGACCCGAGCGGGCGAGTCGCGCGATGTCTTCCATGGGGTAGTTCGTCTCGAAGCGGAGATGGTCGCCGTCCAACGGCGCGGGGAGGAGGGACCGGTCATCGGGAATAGTGTTCAGGTCGGCGGCGACAACGGCTTTGCCGCCGTGGCGGGCGATCAGTTCACGGACGGTGTCGAGGGCGAGAATCCTGCCGTGGTCGATGATGGCGACCCGGTCACAGAGCCGCTGAGCTTCTTCCATGTAGTGGGTCGTGTATACGATCGTACGGCCCTGTTTTTTGAGTTCCTCAATCTTTTCGAAGATCAGGTTTCGGGACTGCGGATCGACGCCGACAGTGGGTTCGTCGAGCAGCAGGATAGGCGGGTCGTGGACGAGCGCGCAGCCGAGGTTGAGCCGTCGCTGCATTCCGCCGGAGAATGTTTTCACGCGGTCGAGGCGGCGTTCGGTCAGGCCGACGAGATCGAGGATGGCGGTGACCCGCTCGCTCAGCACTCGGCCGGATAGTCCGTAGAGGCGGCCGAAGAAGCGAAGGTTCTCGACGGCGGTGAGGTCATCGTACAGGGCGAGGGCCTGCGGCGAGTTGCCGATGCTTTTTCGGACGGTCGGCTTCGTGGAGTCATCGACGCCGTCGATGGTGACGGTACCGTGATCGGGCTTGAGGACGCCGACGATCATGCCGATGGTAGTGGTTTTGCCGGCGCCGTTCGGTCCGAGCAGGCCGAAAGTTTCGCCGGCGGGGATATCAAAGGAGACGTCGTCGACGGCGATCAGGCCAGGGAACTGCTTGCGGAGCCCGGTAACTCTAATCATCTACGTTACGACCTCACGGTGTGATGACTTTCCTGAAGTGCAGCATGGATTCAACGGTCTCGCGCATGTTTGACGGTTGTCCGACCACGAGCTTGTCACGGCGATTGAAGTAATCGAGGCAGGTACCGCATGAGAGTATCAGGGTTCCTTTGGCCTCCATCGTTTTCAGGATGTCTTCGACAGGGGAGTCCACGGTGGTGAGAAAGACGCCGGAGTTCATGCAAATAATACGAGCGGGAATCTGGCCCATCTCAACCAGCATGGACAGGAACGAACGCATTAGCTTGTTGCCGAGATCGATTTCACCGTCTCCGATGCCGGAGGACTTCAGGATAAGCAGTAAGTCTTTGTCAAGGGTCATTCGTGCAACTCTCCCACGATTTGACACGGACCTGTGATTGAATACGGTCGGTCGAGCGATATGTTTCAGTCAAAGGCACCGGGGCCCGATACGCACATTGGGAGAACATACGTGTATGCTGTATTGGTATCAAGCGCAAAGGCACGGGAGCCGCGAAAAAGGCCGGGGCGGCCCGGCCTTTTGTATCAGTGATGGGAAGCGCGTCGTTATTTCAGGAGCAGCATTTTGCGAGAGGCGGCGAACCCGGCGGCATCGATGCGATACAGGTAGACGCCGCTGGCGACGGTGTTACCGTAGTTGTCGAGG is from Candidatus Zixiibacteriota bacterium and encodes:
- a CDS encoding ABC transporter permease; translated protein: MSQILAIAIKDLRLLLRDYGGMFFVLVFPLIMALLFGAIFGGSGGGGARSMKIGIPDQPRAAEKSFYDELAKSDVLDITVLPADSGRSLVSAGKLIAFVGYTDTSSTQFSIFSPSRPSIEVWIDPSRKAESGYLNGLISQAYFSIVQRRMMDIPAMQNALADQIRLFDTASGIPPDDRAQIGSMLNRFNDFLGSIAALDSTDSTDSRGSDTAASGSSDSSDDFSPFRPPDIQFTEAVVTSLEPRTSWEITFPQSVQWGLLGVVAAFAMSLVVEHTRGTYLRLRLAPISRAQILAGKGLACYIASVSICALLMLVGILVFGVRVAWPLGLAVAILSAGVCFTGIMMLISVMGRTEQAVGGAGWAILLIMAMTGGGMVPLIAMPRWMLSIGAFSPVRWSVTALEGAIWRGFTAAQMVTPVAILLGTGVACFALGVFILARRDR
- a CDS encoding ABC transporter ATP-binding protein produces the protein MIRVTGLRKQFPGLIAVDDVSFDIPAGETFGLLGPNGAGKTTTIGMIVGVLKPDHGTVTIDGVDDSTKPTVRKSIGNSPQALALYDDLTAVENLRFFGRLYGLSGRVLSERVTAILDLVGLTERRLDRVKTFSGGMQRRLNLGCALVHDPPILLLDEPTVGVDPQSRNLIFEKIEELKKQGRTIVYTTHYMEEAQRLCDRVAIIDHGRILALDTVRELIARHGGKAVVAADLNTIPDDRSLLPAPLDGDHLRFETNYPMEDIARLARSGLDFRTLAVDQPDLESVFLNLTGRRLRD
- the yedF gene encoding sulfurtransferase-like selenium metabolism protein YedF is translated as MTLDKDLLLILKSSGIGDGEIDLGNKLMRSFLSMLVEMGQIPARIICMNSGVFLTTVDSPVEDILKTMEAKGTLILSCGTCLDYFNRRDKLVVGQPSNMRETVESMLHFRKVITP